One genomic window of Bradyrhizobium sp. CCGE-LA001 includes the following:
- a CDS encoding flagellin N-terminal helical domain-containing protein yields MSSLLTNSSAMTALQTLRSVSSQLSTTQTRISTGQRVATASDNAAYWSIATSMRADNAALSAVSDSLGLSAATVDTEYTALNKVLGDSNSGLTKLQSLLVQAKTAGVDRSKIQSEITQIQQDMKNVASAATFNGVNWLSTNATTPATVNLVSSFSRVGATPTTGSITVTVANYSLYTSTTSGILDTVSGSASVDTINIGALTDSAADQTTLDGYIAQVTAAIGTVSSGAANLGAIKNRISNNSEFVKSLMDSVDRGIGQLVDADMNQESTRLAALQVQQQLGVQALSIANNNSQSILSLFR; encoded by the coding sequence ATGTCAAGCCTGCTCACGAACTCGTCCGCCATGACCGCGCTCCAGACCCTGCGGTCTGTCAGCTCGCAACTCTCCACCACGCAGACCCGGATCTCCACCGGCCAGCGCGTGGCGACCGCTTCCGACAACGCCGCCTATTGGTCGATCGCGACCTCGATGCGCGCCGACAACGCCGCGCTCTCCGCCGTCTCCGACTCGCTCGGTCTGTCGGCCGCGACCGTCGACACCGAGTACACCGCTCTCAACAAGGTGCTCGGCGACAGCAACTCCGGCCTGACCAAGCTCCAGTCGCTGCTGGTGCAGGCCAAGACCGCCGGTGTCGACCGCAGCAAGATCCAGTCGGAAATCACCCAGATCCAGCAGGACATGAAGAACGTGGCCAGCGCGGCGACGTTCAACGGCGTCAACTGGCTGAGCACCAACGCCACGACGCCGGCGACGGTCAACCTGGTGTCGTCGTTCTCGCGCGTCGGCGCCACTCCGACCACCGGCTCGATCACCGTCACCGTCGCCAACTACTCGCTCTATACCTCGACCACGAGCGGCATCCTGGACACGGTGAGCGGCAGCGCATCGGTCGACACGATCAACATCGGCGCACTGACCGACTCGGCGGCTGACCAGACCACGCTCGATGGCTACATCGCGCAGGTCACCGCGGCGATCGGCACGGTCTCCTCCGGTGCGGCCAACCTCGGCGCCATCAAGAACCGCATCTCGAACAACTCCGAGTTCGTGAAGTCGCTGATGGACTCGGTGGATCGCGGTATCGGCCAGCTCGTCGACGCTGACATGAACCAGGAGTCCACCCGTCTGGCGGCCCTCCAGGTGCAGCAGCAGCTCGGCGTTCAGGCGCTCTCCATCGCCAACAACAACAGCCAGAGCATCCTGTCGCTGTTCCGCTAA